Part of the Halomarina litorea genome is shown below.
AGGAACACCGACGAGTAGTCGGTGACGAGGACGTCGAAGGCGTCCAGTAGCGGGTAGACGTCGTCGACCCCCTCCAGCGTCGAGACGTGGTCGAGGCCGTCGACGGACGAGACTCGCTCGAACGGGTGGGGCTTGACGAGGAGTCTGGCACCGACGGCGTCCAGGCGGCGGTCGACCGCCTCGAAGTCGACGCGGTCTGCGAGGTCTGCGCCCGGTTCACGGAAGGTCGGCAGGTAGAGGACGAGCGGTCCGTCCGCCCCCGCGGCGGCGAGTCGCTCCTCGACGTCCGGGTCGGACGTGGGGTCCTCGTCCGGACCGGCCCCCACCAGCGGGTCGTGGCGAGGGTAGCCGAGCACCCGGATGCGGTCAGGCGAGACGCCGAGGCCGGTGTGGAACTGGTGGACGGCCATCGGGGACGGGACGACCAGCGCGTCGAACCGGCGTGCGAGCGCGCGGTGGGCCCAGCGGACCACACGAGGGGCCCGTCGCAGTTCCGCGTCGAACCCGATGGTCTTGACGGGGAGCCCGTGCCACAGGTTGACCAGCGTCGCTCCGCCGATGGCCCCGGTGCCCACGTCGCGCGGTCCGTGTGTCACCACCGCGACGCCGGCCCGCAGTCGGAGCCACGTCCCCCGGACCGACCGGACGCGGTGGGCGTCGTAGCCCGCCTTGCGGAGCGCAGTCACCGTCTCGCGGTCCTTCGAGAGCCACACGGCCCTCACCTCGGGGACACCCTCTGCGTGGAGGAAGAGGTACTTCGCGTTGTCGACGAACCCCGAACCGAGTCCGGCACCGAACACCCAGAGGTCCGGGTCGCGCGCGTAGAACCGTGAGAGGAACGCCGTCACCGCGTGGCGAAGCACCCTGAACAACAGCGACGCGTGGTCGTACCACCGGCGAGTCCTGTCGGTCATCCCTGTCCGGTCCGAGGGGAGAGCGGCGAATAAGTGGGTGGGGGAGTCGCCGTCGACGGGGACGGACGGGACCCGCGCTCGGAGACGTTCGGGACTGTCCGGTCGCTACGCGCGTCGAGTCGGTGGCAAACGACTTAACGGACCCCGACGTATCGGCGCGCATGGTTGATAAGCCACAGACCGGAGAGATATTCGGCGTCCCGTACAACTTCGACCGGCCCAGTCTCGGGCGCATGCTCTCGTCGTACTGGCGGCCCGGCGAGGGGATGCTCGTCGAGAAGCCCTTCGGCGTCGGCTACACCCTGAACCTCGCTAACTGGCGCTCGTGGCTCGTCCTCGGACTCGCCGGCGCCCTCTACTACCAGGAGCGCAGCGGCGACACCGACACTCGCGACGAGGACGAACCGGTCGAAGTCATCGTCGACTGAGGACCGCTCGCGCCGTTTTCAGGGTGACCCTCGGCCCGTAGCCCGCCGACCGGACCACGCTCGCCGGTCCGCTCGCCCGTTCGCGGTCCTCGCTCCGCTCGGACCACGCTTTCGCCACCCCTTTTCTCTCAGCCCACTCAGAGCGCGTATGCTCAGCTACGTCACCACCAACCCCGGCAAGGTCCGCGAGGCCGAACAGTACCTGGAGGAGGTCCGGGCGGTCGACTTCGACTACACGGAGATTCAGGCCTCCGAACTCGGTCCCATCGCCGCCCGCGGCGCCCGCGAGGCGTTCGCCCACGTCGGCGGCCCGGTCATCGTCGACGACGCCGGCCTGTTCGTTGACGACCTGGACGGCTTCCCCGGCCCCTACTCGGCGTACGTCGAGGACACCCTCGGCGTCGAGCGGGTGGGCGAACTGGCGCGACAGGAGGGCACGCTCCGCGCGCACTTCCGGTGTGTCATCGCCTACTGCGACGGCGAGGGGTTCGCCGCGACGCCCGAACCCGTCGACCGGGGCGAACGGCGGGGGCAGGACCTCGCGGCGGACGACCGCGCGACGGCCAGCACCGACGACACCGTCGACGCCGGCGACGTCCCCGTCAAACTGTTCGAGGGGTCGGTCCCGGGGCGCATCGTCGAACCGCGCGGCGAGGGCGGGTTCGGCTACGACCCCATCTTCGAGCACGACGGGGAGACGCTCGCCGAGATGAGCACCGAGGAGAAGAACGCCGTCTCACACCGCGGGCGTGCGCTCGCGAAGTTTGGGGAGTGGTTCCAAGCGCGAACGCAGTGAGCGCTTGGAACGAGACGAGACGCAGCGCGAGCGGAGCGAGCGACCGTCTCGGCATAGTTCGCCGAGCGCCAGCGAGGCGAGGGGGTTCGCTTGCGAACGCGAACGCAGTGAGCGCTTGGAACGAGACGAGACGCAGCGCGAGCGGAGCGAGCGACCGTCTCGGCATAGTTCGCCGAGCGCCAGCGAGGCGAGGGGGTTCGCTTGCGAACGCGAACGCAGTGAGCGCTTGGAACGAGACGAGACGCAGCGCGAGCGGAGCGAGCGACCGGTTCGGTTCGACGACCCACAGGGTTTTGTACTATCAGGAATCAGAGAATGTAATGCAGTTAGATACGGAGCGGGACGTCCGCCGGTTCTCGGGGGGCACCGTCGGTCTGGCGTGGCTGGTGTCGATGGCCGTCGTCGCCTGGGTGTTCGGCGTCACGACGTTCGACACGACGCTCCTCGCCGTCGGCGCGGTCACCATGACCGTCTCGTCGGCGGTGGGGTACGTCGTCCTCGTCCGGACGCTGGCGGGGGAACTCCTCGAAGCGACACCGGCGGGGCCGTAGAGCGGCCAACGGCGGCTCAGGCACGGGGGTCGCGATCCGGTCCGGGGTACGGTCCCCCGACGACCACCTCGTGGGCGTCGTCGGGGTCGAACAGGCGGGCGAAGGCGTCGGGGTGTTTGACGCTCGTCTCGACGCGCTCGCGGATGCTGGCGCCCGCCTTCGCGCTCCGCAGCGATTCGTCGAACGAGAGGACGTGGACCGCCTCGCCGCGGAAGGCCGTCGCCAGCGCCGGGTGGTCCCCAGGCGGGTGGTCGACGAGTTCGCAGAGCGCCGCACAGCGCTCACGCCAGTCGCGAGCGAGGCCGGCGTCCGCGAGCGACCGGACGACCGCCGCGGCGTCGTCGAGGAGCGGGTCGCTCGCGACGAGCGTCACCCAGGAGTGCGACCGGACGACGTCGAGCGCCTCGCGTGCACCGCCGCCCACGAGGAGGTCCGCCGCGAGGACGTCCGCGTCGGCGACGACGCGACCGAAGCGCTCGTCGGCCCCGTACTCCCTGTCGTCGGACTCGTCTCTCACGGTCAGTCCTCGCGCTCGCGGCGCTCGGCCAGCGCACGCTCCACGTCGTCGAGTGACACGTCGTAGCC
Proteins encoded:
- a CDS encoding DUF5808 domain-containing protein, with protein sequence MVDKPQTGEIFGVPYNFDRPSLGRMLSSYWRPGEGMLVEKPFGVGYTLNLANWRSWLVLGLAGALYYQERSGDTDTRDEDEPVEVIVD
- a CDS encoding DUF7384 family protein, yielding MRDESDDREYGADERFGRVVADADVLAADLLVGGGAREALDVVRSHSWVTLVASDPLLDDAAAVVRSLADAGLARDWRERCAALCELVDHPPGDHPALATAFRGEAVHVLSFDESLRSAKAGASIRERVETSVKHPDAFARLFDPDDAHEVVVGGPYPGPDRDPRA
- a CDS encoding CDP-glycerol glycerophosphotransferase family protein produces the protein MTDRTRRWYDHASLLFRVLRHAVTAFLSRFYARDPDLWVFGAGLGSGFVDNAKYLFLHAEGVPEVRAVWLSKDRETVTALRKAGYDAHRVRSVRGTWLRLRAGVAVVTHGPRDVGTGAIGGATLVNLWHGLPVKTIGFDAELRRAPRVVRWAHRALARRFDALVVPSPMAVHQFHTGLGVSPDRIRVLGYPRHDPLVGAGPDEDPTSDPDVEERLAAAGADGPLVLYLPTFREPGADLADRVDFEAVDRRLDAVGARLLVKPHPFERVSSVDGLDHVSTLEGVDDVYPLLDAFDVLVTDYSSVFLDFLLLDRPVVFYAPDLETYRAERGFYYDYETFVPGPVAVDTDSLLARLTDAIEADPYAARRSALREAFLVDATGSRSATVFEAVRALSGRERDQ
- a CDS encoding non-canonical purine NTP pyrophosphatase is translated as MLSYVTTNPGKVREAEQYLEEVRAVDFDYTEIQASELGPIAARGAREAFAHVGGPVIVDDAGLFVDDLDGFPGPYSAYVEDTLGVERVGELARQEGTLRAHFRCVIAYCDGEGFAATPEPVDRGERRGQDLAADDRATASTDDTVDAGDVPVKLFEGSVPGRIVEPRGEGGFGYDPIFEHDGETLAEMSTEEKNAVSHRGRALAKFGEWFQARTQ